The following proteins are encoded in a genomic region of Pagrus major chromosome 16, Pma_NU_1.0:
- the LOC141010860 gene encoding zinc finger protein DPF3-like: MAAVIQNPLKALGDQFYKEAIEQCRSYNARLCAERSVRLPFLDSQTGVAQNNCYIWMERHHRSPGVAAGQMYTYPARCWRKKRRLHNATDPRLGIYGLHLEGGLMSKDTLPTQSTTLEALLRGEGLDKRNNSKNDEESLLEIQRVLEADAAEDAFNDDDDYEVDTPKRRHRGKGRVSDNIDSSCHVSNLNRYKQKQNSKSSTSVCAKRYRNRTGLSYHYTHSHLAEEDRAGERSTVASRSPSAQPTDRHKRPKAPGGTSIPNNYCNKCQGSNKKTGKAGPPYAACRCTTDRGEEKEDGTFTGAEELFGTTSESDTSTFHGFEDDELEEPATNSNGISNRHR; encoded by the exons ATGGCGGCTGTCATTCAGAATCCACTAAAAGC GTTGGGCGACCAGTTCTATAAGGAGGCCATTGAGCAGTGCCGCAGCTACAATGCCCGCCTGTGTGCTGAACGCAGCGTCCGCCTGCCATTCCTGGACTCACAAACCGGCGTGGCCCAGAACAACTGCTACATCTGGATGGAACGACACCACCGCAGCCCCG GCGTCGCAGCCGGGCAGATGTACACATACCCCGCCCGCtgctggaggaagaagagacgGCTGCACAACGCCACAGATCCACGTCTGGGCATCTACGGACTCCATCTCG AAGGTGGCCTCATGTCCAAGGACACCTTGCCCACACAGAGCACCACGCTGGAGGCGCTGCTACGAGGAGAGGGGCTAGACAAGAGGAACAACTCTAAGAATGACGAGGAAAGCCTGCTGGAGATCCAG aGGGTTCTGGAGGCAGACGCAGCAGAAGACGCTTTCAACGATGATGACGACTACGAGGTGGACACTCCCAAGAGGAGACATCGGGGCAAAGGAAGAGTAAGCGACAACATAGACTCCAGCTGTCATGTTTCAAATTTAA ACAGatacaaacaaaagcagaactCAAAATCTTCGACCTCAG TCTGTGCGAAGCGCTACAGGAACCGTACGGGACTAAGCTACCACTACACTCATTCCCACCtggcagaggaggacagagccgGAGAGAGAAGCACTGTGGCGTCCAGATCCCCCTCTGCACAACCGACTGACAGACACAAAC GTCCAAAGGCTCCAGGTGGGACCAGCATTCCCAACAACTACTGTAATAAATGCCAGGGCTCGAATAAGAAAACGGGTAAAGCGGGGCCTCCATATGCAGCCTGCCGATGCACAA CTGACCGTGGGGAAGAGAAGGAAGACGGGACTTTTACTGGAGCAGAGGAGCTGTTCGGCACCACCTCGGAGAGCGACACCTCCACCTTCCACGGCTTTGAGGACGACGAGCTGGAGGAGCCCGCCACAAACAGCAACGGAATATCCAACCGACACAGATAG
- the LOC141010644 gene encoding zinc finger FYVE domain-containing protein 1-like, with the protein MSGHGSSSEKGVNTSLICQESYACGGSEEAAFECDECKSLQCVRCELELHNQERLKNHERVQIGPGHVPYCDNCKGGNGDNGKRHRSVVRCQNCKVNLCQDCQKRTHSGGNKKKHQLTSYPPPPKPAVVNSVQTPVPPAVQIAEETKSQRAKLLEKVSSFLLVDENEEMQIKDDASFIKRLSCEPDQLLKVVSIFGNTGEGKSHTLNHAFFMGREVFKTSPTQESCTVGVWAAFDPTRKVVVIDTEGLLGNSSKQGQRTRLLLKVLAISDLIIYRTHADRLHDDLFKFLGDASDAYLKHFTKELKATTARCGLDVPLSTLGPAVVIFHETVHTKLLGSDKSSESVDRLLLERFKKLSRFPEAFSSVQYWGTQTLNPPTDFRGLQNKLEQLLDNNATRSPRTPVVIFKALQALSERFNGEIAGELVAHSCFFPDEYFTCSSLCLSCGSGCKNSMNHLGEGACHEAKHRCRYSVQYDNRIYTCKACYEGGKEVIVVPKTSASSDSPWLGLAKYAWSGYVIECPNCGVIYRSRQYWYGNQDPVDTVVRTEIQHVWPGSDGFLKDNSNAAQRLLDGVNLVAQSVSELSVKPAKAVTSWLTDQIAPAYWKPNSLILVCHKCHTVFQDNDTKHHCRACGEGFCDGCSSKAAPVPERGWGLAPVRVCDVCYEQRASYAEMLEAEREEEEGGTLARKVGEAVTNTIGVVVTAIDIPLGLVKDAARPAYWVPDQDILSCHNCQREFTAKLSKHHCRACGQGVCDDCSPERRTVPSRGWDHPVRVCTSCNQKPGEL; encoded by the exons ATGAGTGGGCATGGCTCATCTTCAGAAAAGGGAGTCAATACTAGTCTAATATGTCAGGAGAGTTATGCCTGTGGTGGCTCTGAGGAGGCTGCATTTGAGTGTGATGAATGCAAGAGCTTGCAGTGTGTTCGTTGTGAGCTCGAGCTCCACAATCAGGAGCGTCTGAAGAACCATGAGAGGGTTCAGATAGGCCCCGGGCACGTACCTTACTGTGACAACTGTAAAGGAGGTAACGGAGACAATGGCAAACGCCATAGATCTGTGGTCCGCTGCCAGAACTGCAAGGTTAACTTGTGCCAAGACTGTCAGAAGCGCACCCACAGTGGAGGCAACAAGAAGAAACACCAGCTCACATCTTACCCTCCGCCGCCCAAACCTGCGGTGGTCAACTCTGTCCAGACGCCTGTCCCACCCGCTGTCCAAATCGCCGAGGAGACCAAATCTCAGAGAGCAAAACTTCTGGAGAAGGTTTCCAGTTTTCTCTTGGTTGACGAGAATGAGGAAATGCAG ATAAAAGATGATGCTTCATTCATAAAGCGCCTGAGCTGCGAGCCCGACCAGCTGCTGAAGGTGGTGTCCATCTTTGGCAACACAGGAGAGGGCAAATCTCACACCCTGAACCACGCCTTCTTCATGGGCAGAGAAGTGTTCAAGACTTCTCCCACGCAGGAGTCCTGCACCGTGGGTGTGTGGGCAGCTTTTGACCCCACCCGTAAAGTGGTGGTCATCGACACAGAGGGGCTGCTCGGGAACAGTTCCAAACAGGGCCAGAGAACCCGTCTCCTGCTCAAGGTGCTCGCCATCTCCGACCTCATCATTTACCGCACCCACGCTGACCGCCTCCACGATGACCTCTTCAAGTTCCTCGGGGACGCCTCGGATGCTTACTTGAAGCATTTCACCAAGGAACTGAAGGCCACGACCGCCCGCTGTGGTCTGGATGTCCCACTGTCCACATTGGGCCCTGCGGTGGTCATCTTCCATGAAACGGTCCACACTAAGCTGCTTGGTTCAG ACAAGTCATCTGAGTCAGTAGATCGGCTGCTGTTGGAGCGCTTCAAGAAGCTCTCCCGTTTCCCAGAGGCCTTCAGCTCTGTCCAGTACTGGGGCACGCAGACTCTCAACCCCCCCACTGACTTCCGTGGCCTGCAGAATAAACTGGAGCAGCTCCTGGATAACAACGCCACCCGTTCCCCACGCACCCCTGTGGTCATCTTCAAAGCCCTTCAG GCGTTGAGTGAGCGCTTTAATGGGGAAATTGCAGGAGAGCTTGTAGCCcacagctgcttctttcctGATGAGTACTTCACCTGCTCCAGCCTGTGCCTCAGTTGTGG ATCTGGCTGCAAGAACAGCATGAACCACTTAGGAGAAGGGGCGTGCCATGAGGCGAAGCATCGCTGTCGTTATTCTGTCCAGTATGATAATCGCATTTACACCTGTAAG GCCTGCTATGAAGGGGGAAAGGAAGTGATCGTTGTCCCTAAGACCTCAGCTTCCTCTGACTCTCCATGGTTGGGCCTTGCCAAATACGCCTGGTCTGG GTATGTTATTGAATGTCCCAACTGTGGAGTGATCTATCGGAGCCGTCAATACTGGTATGGGAACCAGGACCCTGTGGATACGGTTGTCCGCACTGAGATCCAGCATGTATGGCCAGGG TCTGATGGTTTTTTAAAGGACAATAGTAATGCAGCGCAGCGTCTTCTGGATGGAGTCAACCTAGTGGCCCAGTCTGTGTCAGAGCTCAGTGTCAAGCCTGCCAAGGCCGTCACCTCTTGGCTGACAGACCAGATCGCCCCGGCCTACTGGAAACCCAACTCCCTCATCTTG GTGTGCCATAAGTGTCACACAGTCTTCCAGGACAATGACACCAAACATCACTGCCGTGCCTGCGGGGAGGGCTTCTGCGATGGCTGCTCTTCCAAAGCTGCGCCCGTCCCTGAGAGAGGCTGGGGTCTTGCCCCTGTCAGAGTCTGTGACGTCTGCTACGAGCAGAGAGCCTCATACGCAG AGATGCTTGAGGCTGAGCGCGAGGAGGAAGAAGGTGGAACCCTGGCCAGGAAGGTTGGAGAAGCAGTGACCAACACTATAGGCGTTGTGGTCACTGCTATTGACATCCCACTTG GTCTCGTGAAAGACGCAGCCCGTCCTGCCTACTGGGTGCCCGACCAGGACATCCTGTCGTGCCACAACTGCCAACGCGAGTTCACTGCCAAGCTGTCCAAGCACCACTGCCGCGCCTGTGGCCAAGGAGTGTGCGACGACTGTTCCCCTGAACGCAGGACGGTCCCATCGCGGGGCTGGGACCACCCTGTGCGTGTTTGCACCAGCTGCAACCAGAAACCTGGAGAACTTTAA